TATTCGATTTATAGTAGTGTAAAAACACGTCATGTGGCAAATTCTAACCATAGTCCTCCTGAATCAAAAGTTTTATAAGTGTTAACGAAACGACCGGAAGACACGCAAAATATCGAAATGAATTTCTCTCGGTGTTTTTAGTTGAATGAATTTTATAACACTGAACCTTTACGGCTGAAGGGATTTTAAGCATAAAAAAATGGAGTGCCCCCCCAAGTCAGGGTTCAAAGGCTTAGAAGAAAATCTTTAAACAATGCACCTTCATAAAACAGATCAATGCTTATTTCAAGGGATATTTTCAGCTCAATAATGTTCATTACCGTACCGGAAAGCGTATTTTTGACATCGTAATGCTTTTTAATGCTTCAAATTAGCCTGTATTTGTCTTAGTGTATTGTTAAATCAACCAGTTGTTTAACACCTATTTTGATTCATCGTCACTTTCTGTAAAAAGTGATAATTAACACGAAAAACTCGCTATTTCCTAGCATCCTTTTAGTAGTCAAAACTTCGAGGGAATAGCGAGTGAAAACTAACATATAAGTTTACCACAAGAACTGCCGGAATTTGAAATTTTAGGGTGAGAGATCTTGATCTATTTGAACACCACATATATTTATGGGTTCACGCCAAGCGTTTTCGGTGTTTTAAATTGCTAGGAAATCTTTAGTGATTATATCAACCCATTCCAAAAGGCAACTATCAGACGAATCGGTTACGGCAACATGTTTTCGATATGTGCCAAGATAGCACCATTAGTTATGTCAGTCTCAACTGAAGATGAGTTATGAAACAATCGAGCGATTGACTATGATGTGGCTAACCAAACACTCACTGAGAGGGAACCCTCACCTGTGATTGGTATTGATGAAATGGCCATTTTAAAAGGGCATAAGTATGAAACGGTGGTGACGGATATTTTAACAGGCCAGGTTCATCAAATGGGCAGAAACCGTAAGTATCAGTCGATCATCGACCTGTTATAACTAATTCAGAATTTTAAATGAAAATAAAATTGATGAAGAACTTATTTTGAATGGATAATTAAGATTGTCTGCTTCAAGAATAAATCTATGAAAACGGAGTTTTGAATAAAAAGGCTCTCCAAAACGATGCACCGTTCATTTCCCACAATCTCGGCGTTAAATATAATTGTTTAGGTTTCAATATCGCATCGATATTAATGACATCTGTAGATATCAAGGCTATGAAAATCAGGAAATAGCAAATTGCCATTTGTATAAACATATCAGATAACCGTTTGTATGTTGGCGGTCATGAAATCTTGTCTGAGAAAATAACACTTCACTGTTCCCATCAATTTTCTTAAAATATTGCGTTCCGGAATTCTTTTTACCTGCTATATGTTTTCAGCCGCTGTCTTCAAATAAAGTGCAATAATCAATGAAATCTTCGTGTTTCTTTAAGTGTCTGTAATCAACTTTGATTACAGTGTATTCTGGTTCTGTGGAACGGAATTTATATCTGAAAGATGCATCTTCCAACTGATACCCTTCTTTAGCCATCTCTCTTAACCATTTTTCTTCTTTATCATAGTCAATGAAACAACTTATATTTTCTCATCGTACTCCCTCCAAGTTTATAAATTCAAGAGATCTTTGGTTGTGTTGATCATATGCTGCATTCTTTGTTACAACAAGTTTTCAATGGCCCCGTAAATGTGCCTTACGCGATTTTAACCTGATTACTGCTTAGTTCCTCAACCTTTTGCATAATAAGGTATCTGTGGGCATGTTCTAATAATGATTAATAAAAATTGCTCTCTTTCTTGGATGTTTGATGATTTTAATGGAGCAAAGCTGTTTAATGTGTTTGCAGGAGGTGCAGGAAGATGAAGCAGGCGTTAAGAGCGAAAATGTTAGGCTTTTATGATTTAATCTTGGCTGCGGGTGCAGTTTGGACGGGTGCCAAGATGACCAAGTGGACTGAATATCCAAATTTGTGGGCTTCAAGACTTCCTTTTGATAGTTGGGTTATGCCCGGTGTCCTTGCAATCCTTATATTTGGATTGGGGAATTTGATCGCTGCGATCCTTTGTTTGCAAAAGGAACATAACAGATCATGGATAGCCTCCGCTTTTATGGGAGGGCTATTCTTTTTGAGTCTGATTTTTCAAGTGATTATTTTAGGGGAATGGTATCTTGCGACAGTAGAGTTTTTGATTTTAGGCTTTATTCAGTTATGCCTGAGTGGCTATGTCTTTGTTGGCTATAGACAAACCTAAATATAATCTTCGTTTAAATAAAATAGGCTCACTTCCTGAATAGGTTTCAGCGCCCGTATTGTACATAAGGTCCATTTGTTGATTAGTCGAGTTCGCCAAAAGAGGGGTTTCTTATGAATACATTAAAGTTAGCTTTAAGTATATTGATCATTGTCATTTGCGTTTCAATCATTGCTCAATTAATTAGAACGATAAGTTCGAATATAGATCCTGTGGGCAAGATTGTGAGTCTTTATAGAAAGTTATTCAAATCGTAACGTTAAGCAGGAAATTGTTGAATGTCTTTTGGCTTTTATAATAAAGCCATGAGGTGGGATACTCAGGAAGCCGAACCATAAGATATGAAAGCAAGCTCTAGGCGTCGTCAAAATACGTAGACTCCCGCGGAAAGCGAAGGATTTTGACGAAGCAATGACAGGAATGACTACTTTAAAGAATACTTGGCTTATCGCCAAGCCTTAATGGCGAAAGTCTTAGTTGCACTTGGACTCGCAGGATGCGAGTTAGTTCGGCGTTGTTATAGGACGTAACGTTCTTAGCCGAACATCCTTGTTTGAAGAAAGTTTTTATACTTTCTTTAAGTGTCAACAAATCATCCGAACGGATTAATAAAACAAGTTCGGATGATTCTGTGACTCATATACTATTGACCCAGCCTCTGGGCTAAGATCTCACTTCTATTTCAGGACATTATTGTTCATCAGTGTTTTTCTTGTCGTCATCCGCAATTTCCGAAAGCTCTGCCCTTGTTTTTTCGAGTAGCTTTTGTAGTTGTTCCTTTTTTTCGGGAGTTTCCATAGCATGACGACCGACCTTAATAAAGTCATGGAATAAATTCTTAATGTCAGATCTTAAAGTCTGCATTTCATCTAGATCCACATTTTCAAACATATTCATTCTTGAGATAAAGGGGTCTTCGTTTTGGTGATTGTCTAAATAAGTTTGCCCCTCATCTGTAAGATGATAAACTTTTTTCCGTCCTTCCTTGGTTATATCGACAAGATCTTGATCTTCGAGCATTTGCAGAGTCGGATAAACAGAGCCGGGACTGGGCGAATAAAAGCCCTTGAACCTTTCTTCAAGTACCTTGATTAATTCGTAGCCATGTCTTGGTTGCTCTTGTAACAACTTTAACAAGACGATCTTAATATCACCGCGTTTGAAAAAACGTTCGCCACCATGATCTCCGCCGGGTCCTTTGCCTGCGAAGAAACGAGGTCCACCTTGTCTTCCTCCGAAGTTACCGTTTTCCATCCAGAATTCTTTATCGAATTTGCCACCTTTAAAGAAGCCATTATGATGAAAATGATCTTTCCCTTTAAAAAAAGGATGTTGAGGCCTATCAGGTCTTTTGAACATTGTTATCCTCCTGTAGTTTTTATTAAAAATTAACGATATATCGTTAATTAAATAGTATCCGATATATCGCTAACTGTCAAGACGGAGCATGTGATTTTTTACTGTGGTTTTTTATCTCTGCACCGGACTGTGAAGACTAGCTTACTTTTATCGCAGAGGATATTGATCAAAAAAGACAAAATGCTATGCGTTAAGGCAGACATGACGAAGCAAGAAGATGTGGACGCCCTAGCAGAATGCACGAAAACGGCGTTTGGAAGCGTGGACATATATGTCAACAATGCTGGGCAAATGGGGATGAGCTAAGTCCGGAGAGTCCTTTTGAAAGTGATCGGAAAAAAACCCAAGCGACTGATATTGCACAGGCAGTCATTTATACCGTGACTCAGCCGAATGATGTGAATAGAGTTAATGATCCATTTCAATGATCTCAAGCCACGTAGAAAGGCAATATGATTGCCCACCTTGATTTTCGGGGTGGGCTTGTTTTACATAACTTCCCTTTTCTTGAATATAATAAAGATAAATAAAAAAGGGTACGGATTCTTTTCAACTTTGGATTTGAACACCTGAAAATCAACACACCTATTCCCAAATAGAGAACCTAAAATATCCCCTTTCGAATGGACTACATTAAATAAGTATGTCGATTTTTGAAACATTTGTAATGATATTGTCATATATCTTATTATTTTGTAGAATAATAAGAGATAGATAGTATTGGGGGAGAAGCAATGAGGAAGCGCAGACGTTTAAATCGTAGAGGGAAGAAGGCTGTACTCATCCTGTTGACATTTATAACGAGTTTTCTTGTCGGGTGGGGCACAATTACCAAAGCAGACACCACGGAACAAGAAACCAAGATTTCCTCTATCCCGGCGAAACCATTATCACTGTCTTCTGGAACCAAAAAAGCCTTTGCCAGCTCGAAGCTGCATCAATCGATTCAATATAAACAGGAAATTAAGCGAGAACAAAGGCAACATCAAAAAGCACAGAACCTATTAGAAGCGGACCGAGACAATAAGGACATTTATTTAACCTTCGATGATGGACCGTCATCCAATACGAACCAATTGCTTGACGTCCTTGACCAATACAATGCTCAGGCGACTTTTTTCATGTTGGGCCCCAATATCCAAAGCCATCCATCGGTTGTGAAGCGAATAGTGAAAGAAGATTTCGGCGTTGGATTACATGGCATCACTCATGATGTTCACAAGATCTACAATTCAAAGAAAGCACCGTTACAAGAAATGACCAAGGACCAGCAAATATTACATAATATAACAGGTTCTCATTCTAGACTTGTCCGTTTGCCCTATGGCAGCATTCCTTATTTGACAGTGGGCATGCGTTCTTTGTTAGATCAAAATGGGTTTAAAATATGGGATTGGAATGTAGATAGTAAGGATTGGGAGTTAAAAGATCAGCGATTCGTGCATAAGACGATTCATGATATTCAGAACCTCAAAAAGAAAGGCGAAGTACCGGTTGTCCTTATGCATGATAGCGCTGCGACGATTCGCTACTTGCCACAACTTTTAAACTATCTTGAGCAACACGGCTATCAAACCAAAAAAATAACGAATAAAATGCCCCCTTTGACCTTCCAATGTGAAGGGCGCTGCCATTCAATCAGTTCATAGCTTCATATTTTAGCAAAGGAAGAAGCGATCGTAAGTATGACCATCATCAAAAGATTTGTGCCGTTCGGACTTTCTGTGATATTCGTATTGCTCGTGGGCGGTTGTCATCATGACCAAAAACAGGTGGAAAGTATTCATCATGATTTGAAACAATCGGCGCAAATTGAGAAAACATTTGCCGAGAATCAAGAAACATTAGGTAAAGTCAACCGCAAGGAACATAATCTCTATAAAACAATCATTTCTTTGAATGTTAATCAGACGGATAAGATTCAATCCGCAATAAAAAAAGCACAAAAATATAATAAGAAACAGCAGCAGGCCTTAAAAACAGCCAAAAAGCATTTCAAGCAGGCTTTTACCGAAGTCTCTTCAATGGAACCCGTTGTCGAAAAAATCAATGATACCAAGCAAAAAAAGGCAGCCTCGAAAGTTGTAGAACTCATGGAGAAACGCCATCATCTATACCAGTCTTATAATAAAAAGTACAGTCACGCGTTGGCGCTTAATCACGACTTCTATAAGCAGCTCGCAAAACAGGAATATAAAGTGTCCGAACTCGATCAGCAAATTGAAGAGATCAATCATGTCTACGACGATATGAAGAGCCTAAAACAACAATTTAACCGCTATACGAAACAGTACAACAAGGCGAAAATTGAATACTATCAGAAGGCGGGTTTGGAAGTGAAATCACAGGACAACAGTAACCCATAAATGACTCTTGGCTATAATGGATTAAATGTGATCCATTGCTGTTGTTTCCGCCTGCTTATCAACCTGTGATCAATATTGAAAAAGGCGAATGCTAAGTTTATACTCAACATTGCAATGATATGTTGAATATAAGGTAGGGGAATATATGGTCAAAGATCAGCATATTTTGGCTTTAATTAGAGAAAACCCATTTATTTCGCAACAAGAATTATCAGAAAAATTAGGGCTCTCGAGATCAGCGGTCGCTGGATATATATCCACCTTAACGAAAAAAGGGGAAATCGTTGGCCGTGCTTATATCGTTAAGGAAGAGGCAAAAATCACTTGTATCGGTGGAGCAAATATCGATCGCAAGTCACAAACCTTAAAACCTGTTCAGTACGGCACGTCCAACCCTGCAACGGTTAGGCAGTCCTCTGGAGGTATATCTAGAAATGTAGCGGAGAACCTTGGGCGGCTTGGATGTCACGTTTCGTTGATGACCTTAATCGGGGATGACCGGGACGGTAAATGGCTCTTGGATGAAACCAAACGTCACGGCGTCGATGTTAGCCAATGCTTAGCAATGAATCAGGAAAAGACAGGGACTTATACATCAATTCTTAATGATACCGGAGAAATGGTTCTAGCCGTCGCTGATATGAAAGTATACGATCAGTTCAGCATTGGATTCATTGAAGCCCGCTGGTCGCATTTAGCATCATCCAATATCATATTTGCTGACGCTAATCTTCCAGAAGCATCGTTAACTTATCTCATTAATCGATGTGCTAATGAGCAATTGTCTCTATGGGTTCATACCGTTTCTGCACCAAAAGCGCTGAAACTGCCTTCTCATTTACAGGGCATCGATGTGCTGGTTGCCACTCGTGATGAAGTAGCGGCATTAACGGAAATGGAGACGTTAACGATTGAAGACTGTAAGAAAGCTGCGGAACAGTTAATACAAAGAGGGGTTAAGGAAGTGATGATTACCCTAAATGAACAGGGCGTCTTATGGGTCAATGCTAATGGAGAACAAGCACACTTTCACCCACTACCTACTAATCCTATAGATAGAACAGGTGTAGAGGAATCCTTCATCGGCGGTGTTCTATTCGGTATCAGTCATGATGAATCCTTTGAACATGCTGTGCGTTTGGGTATGGCAGCATCTGCTGTGACATGGCAAACTTCAGAAACAAATGCTGACTTTTCAGCAGATCAACTTTATTCACTTGCCGATAATCACTATGAATGATGATAGATTAAACGGGACAATATGCAAAAAGAATAGATTTTTTCAGTAAAAGCCGATACTTCCTTACATTAGGGAGGTATCGGCTTTTTTTGTATTAAGAAAAGAGCATTTTCTATTTGCTAAACAATTGTCCTTGTGATAAACTTTTGTTTAATAAGGGGGTGTTGCATGTGTCTAACGCGGTTAATCAGAAAGAACTAACATCTCCCGTTGTCTGTATAGGGGGAGCGAATGTTGACAAAAAATTATATATCAAAAATGAAATCGTTAACAAAACATCTAACCCAGTCACCTCTTCTAAATCGGTTGGTGGAGTAGCAAGGAATATAGCTGAAAACTTAGGGCGTTTAGGGGAAGACGTGATATTGCTTTCAACGAGAGGTTATGATTCAGATTGGTTGGATATTGAACAGCTGTCTTCACCTTTTATGAATGTGGACTATGTTCATGATTTAGAAAATTTCGCCACAGGTTCCTATACAGCCGTTTTAGATAAAAACGGTGATTTATCGATCGCCCTGGCGGATATGGACATTTTTGATCACATGACACCTGAGCTCCTTTTAAAAAATACTGATATTCTTCTCAAAGCTAAATGTATTGTAGTCGATTTGAATTGCCCAAGTGAGACCATTGATTTTCTTTGTACATTCACAACTGAACACGATATCCCATTCGTCATTATTCCTGTTTCGTCTCCAAAAATGAATAGGCTTTCAAATACCTTGAATGCTGTGAATTGGCTGATTGTAAATAAAGATGAAACGGAAAATTTCATGAATATTGAGATAAAAGATAAAAGGGATTGGAAGAACTCTGTTAAGAAGTGGCTTGATTTGGGTGTTAAACAAGTTATTGTAACGAATGGATCAGCGGGTGTCATGACAGGGACCACGAATGGAGAGATTCATTACTTTCCGGCTATTGAGACACCAAGGGTTGTCGATGTTACGGGTGCAGGAGATTCCTTTTGTGCAGGTGTTATTTATGCCTGGTTACAAGAACAACCATTTGATTTTATTATCAAATCTGGATTGATGAATGCACACAAAACAATCATGTCAAAAGACACAGTCCGGCAAAAATTATCAGAAGACCAATTTTATTCAGACATGGAGGCGTTTTCAAATGAAGCAATATATTGAACTATCCGAAGAGGTCCAACAAGCAAAAGCAGAAGGGAAGGCCATTGTTGCCTTAGAATCCACCATTATTTCTCACGGCATGCCTTATCCACAAAATATTGAAATGGCTCGTGAGGTTGAACAAATTGTTCGTGATAACGGTGCCGTTCCGGCGACCATTGCTATCATGGATGGCACAATCAAAGTTGGCTTAACTGCTGAAGAGCTCGAGCTATTTGGACAAAGTTCTGATGTAGCTAAAGTTTCAAGACGTGATTTGCCCCATATTATTGCGACAAAACAACTAGGCGCAACAACTGTGGCCACAACCATGATTTGTGCTGATTTAGCTGATATCAAAATCTTTGTGACGGGTGGTATTGGCGGGGTTCATAGAGGGGCTGAAACAACTATGGATATCTCGGCTGATCTTGAAGAACTCGCTCAAACGGACGTCGCGGTCGTTTGTGCCGGTGCCAAGTCAATTCTAGATTTAGCTCTAACATTAGAGTACCTCGAAACAAAAGGGGTTCCTGTCATTGGATATGAAACAGAAGTCTTACCAGCCTTTTATACAAGAACAAGTGACCATCCGCTAAATTTCTCCACGGATTCAGTTGATGTTATTGCTGATGTATTAAAAACGAAATGGGACCTTAACCTTAAGGGTGGCGCTGTCATCGCTAATCCAATTCCTGAGGAATATGCCATGGATCAAACTTATATTGATGGCATTATCAATCAAGCTATTAAAGAAGCAGAAGACAATCAAATTTCCGGTAAAGACAGCACACCATTTTTGCTAGCGAAAGTTAAGGAATTAACGAACGGTAAAAGCCTTGATGCGAATATAGAATTAGTTAAACACAATACAAAAGTCGGTACACAAATCGCAGTTTGTTTTAATAACCAAGCTCAAATAATACCAAATCAGTTCTGATATAAGAGCCACTCAACTTCTATAAAGTTAATTGTTACGGCATTGATAACCGCTATACTTTATAGAAGTTGTTTTTAACAGTGTTTGAAAACGATATCATATAAAAGGAGCAACTGAGTATGAATATTATATTCTTGATAACAGGCATTTTGCTTGCCTTTGTTATTGCCTTTATATTTAGTAATAATAGGAGAGAAATTAAATATAAACGTATTCTCATAATGTTGGCAGTCCAAATTCTATTAGTTTATTTTATGATGAATACGAGTATCGGTCTTATTGCTATTGCTCAAGTGGGAGAGTTGTTTGAGAAGTTAATGGCCATTGCCGATGCAGGCGTCCAGTTTGTGTTTGGAGGTATGGTGAACGAAGGAGCATCGACGTTTTTCTTTACAGCCTTATTACCCCTCGTCTTCATTTCGGTATTAATAGGTATAGTCAACTATATCAAAGTATTGCCTTTTGTCATCAAATATATAGGATTAGTTTTAAGTAAAATCACAGGAATGGGTAAGCTGGAAAGCTACTTTGCCGTATCCACGGCTGTATTTGGACAACCGGAAGTGTTCTTAACCATTATCAAACAAATTCCTTTACTATCGCAAAAACGGCTTTACACTATTTGTACGTCTGCCATGAGTGCTGTCAGTATGGCAATGGTTGGGTCTTATATGACCATGCTGGAGCCAAAATACGTAGTCACTGCAGTTGTATTGAATATTTTTAGCGCGCTTATTATTGCGAATATTATCAATCCATATGACTTGGATGACGAAGATGATTTACTACAGACTGAAGAAAGTGCAAGAGTCCCTTTTTTCCAGATGGTTGGGGACAGCGTTATGGATGGTTTTAAAATTGCAATTACCGTTGCCGCCATGCTTTTAGGCTTTATTGCCCTGATGGAATTGGTTAATGTGATATTTCAAAGCTTATTTGATGTTTCCTTCCAGACGGTGATGGGCTATGTCTTTGCACCAATCGCTTTCCTAATGGGGGTCCCATGGGGAGAAGCCGTACAAGCAGGGGGTATAATGGCTACCAAACTTGTTACTAATGAATTTGTTGCGATGTTAAGCTTTGGTGATATTTCAGAGCATCTTTCTGAAAAAACCGTCGCCATTGTATCTGTTTATTTAGTCAGTTTTGCTAACTTTGGTACTGTGGGGATTATATCAGGTTCAATTAAATCTATCAGTGAAGAACAAGGGAGTTACGTTTCGAAATTTGCTTTAAAACTATTACTAGGAGCTACACTAGCTTCCGTCATATCAGGTACCATTATGGGATTAGTTATTTAATATTAATATAGAGGTGAAAGTGATGACAACGAGAAATATAATTATGGATTGTGATCCAGGACATGATGATGCGATTGCGATGATACTAGCTGCCGCTCAGCCAGAATTGAATATTCTGGGGATCACTACTGTCACCGGAAATTCAGATATTGATAAAACGACGATGAATGCGTTGAAAATTTGTGAATTGGTTTCATTAACTGATGTTGTTGTTTCAAAAGGGGCGAGTGAACCATTAGTTCGATGGCGTGAAAACGCCCCTGAGATTCATGGGGATTCAGGTTTGGATGGTCCAGAGCTGCCTGAGCCTTCACTGAGCTGGGGGGAGGAACATGGTTCTGACACCATTATAAGACTGACAAAAGAGTCAAAAGAGCCGGTGACTATTCTGCCAACAGGACCTTTAACCAATATTGCTTTAGCCTTATCAAAAGCGCCAGAGATTAAGGACAATATTGAAGAGATCGTCCTTATGGGTGGTGGTACTTTTGGTAACTGGACACCTACTGCTGAATTTAATATTTGGGCTGACCCCGAAGCTGCAAAGAAAGTATTTAATAGTGGGATTTCTACAACAGTTATGGGATTAGATATAACACATCAAGCGTTAGCAACCAAAGAAGTGATTGATCAGGTGAATGCAATTGATAATCATGTTGCTAACATAGTCGGTGAATTATTGACGTATTTTGCCTCAACCTATAAAGAGGTGTTTGATTTCGATGGGGCACCTGTACATGATGTCTTGACTGTTGCCTATTGTGTTGCACCAGAACTTTTTGCGACTAAGGACGTTAATATTGCGGTAGAAACGAAAGGAGAGTATACAGAAGGGACAACGCTCATTGATCTTCAAGGGGTCACTGGCAGAAAGGTTAATGCAAAGTTTGGATTAGAACTTGATGTAGAAGGCTTTTGGCAGCTAATGATTGAGGCATTAAAAACGTACTAGAATCTCATTCACCGCGGGAGTGCCATTAAGCAGTTAGAAAGTCAGGTAAACGATTTGTTTTAACGCTATATTTTAAGAACCAACAGATGTTGCCAACTTTGTCTCTTTTTTGGCTTCGTCCGATTCTGATTACATGACTGGCCAATCTGTATTAATAGATGGCGGCGTGGAATTTGCTTAATAACCATATTCAATTTGGAAATAAGTAAAAAGGAAGCCCTGTTTTGTCGGTCGAAAGACAAAACAGGGCTTCCTTTATCATATACATTCGGATGTTCTGTTGACAATCTTTAATACTGTGAAAAACTTGAAATTCCTTTACTGATTTTGTCGGCTGC
This window of the Tuberibacillus sp. Marseille-P3662 genome carries:
- a CDS encoding polysaccharide deacetylase family protein, with product MRKRRRLNRRGKKAVLILLTFITSFLVGWGTITKADTTEQETKISSIPAKPLSLSSGTKKAFASSKLHQSIQYKQEIKREQRQHQKAQNLLEADRDNKDIYLTFDDGPSSNTNQLLDVLDQYNAQATFFMLGPNIQSHPSVVKRIVKEDFGVGLHGITHDVHKIYNSKKAPLQEMTKDQQILHNITGSHSRLVRLPYGSIPYLTVGMRSLLDQNGFKIWDWNVDSKDWELKDQRFVHKTIHDIQNLKKKGEVPVVLMHDSAATIRYLPQLLNYLEQHGYQTKKITNKMPPLTFQCEGRCHSISS
- a CDS encoding transposase, with product MANQTLTEREPSPVIGIDEMAILKGHKYETVVTDILTGQVHQMGRNRKYQSIIDLL
- a CDS encoding carbohydrate kinase, whose translation is MVKDQHILALIRENPFISQQELSEKLGLSRSAVAGYISTLTKKGEIVGRAYIVKEEAKITCIGGANIDRKSQTLKPVQYGTSNPATVRQSSGGISRNVAENLGRLGCHVSLMTLIGDDRDGKWLLDETKRHGVDVSQCLAMNQEKTGTYTSILNDTGEMVLAVADMKVYDQFSIGFIEARWSHLASSNIIFADANLPEASLTYLINRCANEQLSLWVHTVSAPKALKLPSHLQGIDVLVATRDEVAALTEMETLTIEDCKKAAEQLIQRGVKEVMITLNEQGVLWVNANGEQAHFHPLPTNPIDRTGVEESFIGGVLFGISHDESFEHAVRLGMAASAVTWQTSETNADFSADQLYSLADNHYE
- a CDS encoding pseudouridine-5'-phosphate glycosidase: MKQYIELSEEVQQAKAEGKAIVALESTIISHGMPYPQNIEMAREVEQIVRDNGAVPATIAIMDGTIKVGLTAEELELFGQSSDVAKVSRRDLPHIIATKQLGATTVATTMICADLADIKIFVTGGIGGVHRGAETTMDISADLEELAQTDVAVVCAGAKSILDLALTLEYLETKGVPVIGYETEVLPAFYTRTSDHPLNFSTDSVDVIADVLKTKWDLNLKGGAVIANPIPEEYAMDQTYIDGIINQAIKEAEDNQISGKDSTPFLLAKVKELTNGKSLDANIELVKHNTKVGTQIAVCFNNQAQIIPNQF
- a CDS encoding DUF2812 domain-containing protein, yielding MSCFIDYDKEEKWLREMAKEGYQLEDASFRYKFRSTEPEYTVIKVDYRHLKKHEDFIDYCTLFEDSG
- a CDS encoding nucleoside hydrolase, giving the protein MTTRNIIMDCDPGHDDAIAMILAAAQPELNILGITTVTGNSDIDKTTMNALKICELVSLTDVVVSKGASEPLVRWRENAPEIHGDSGLDGPELPEPSLSWGEEHGSDTIIRLTKESKEPVTILPTGPLTNIALALSKAPEIKDNIEEIVLMGGGTFGNWTPTAEFNIWADPEAAKKVFNSGISTTVMGLDITHQALATKEVIDQVNAIDNHVANIVGELLTYFASTYKEVFDFDGAPVHDVLTVAYCVAPELFATKDVNIAVETKGEYTEGTTLIDLQGVTGRKVNAKFGLELDVEGFWQLMIEALKTY
- a CDS encoding PadR family transcriptional regulator, whose amino-acid sequence is MFKRPDRPQHPFFKGKDHFHHNGFFKGGKFDKEFWMENGNFGGRQGGPRFFAGKGPGGDHGGERFFKRGDIKIVLLKLLQEQPRHGYELIKVLEERFKGFYSPSPGSVYPTLQMLEDQDLVDITKEGRKKVYHLTDEGQTYLDNHQNEDPFISRMNMFENVDLDEMQTLRSDIKNLFHDFIKVGRHAMETPEKKEQLQKLLEKTRAELSEIADDDKKNTDEQ
- a CDS encoding SDR family NAD(P)-dependent oxidoreductase codes for the protein MKTSLLLSQRILIKKDKMLCVKADMTKQEDVDALAECTKTAFGSVDIYVNNAGQMGMS
- a CDS encoding carbohydrate kinase family protein, which translates into the protein MSNAVNQKELTSPVVCIGGANVDKKLYIKNEIVNKTSNPVTSSKSVGGVARNIAENLGRLGEDVILLSTRGYDSDWLDIEQLSSPFMNVDYVHDLENFATGSYTAVLDKNGDLSIALADMDIFDHMTPELLLKNTDILLKAKCIVVDLNCPSETIDFLCTFTTEHDIPFVIIPVSSPKMNRLSNTLNAVNWLIVNKDETENFMNIEIKDKRDWKNSVKKWLDLGVKQVIVTNGSAGVMTGTTNGEIHYFPAIETPRVVDVTGAGDSFCAGVIYAWLQEQPFDFIIKSGLMNAHKTIMSKDTVRQKLSEDQFYSDMEAFSNEAIY
- a CDS encoding YkyA family protein; its protein translation is MTIIKRFVPFGLSVIFVLLVGGCHHDQKQVESIHHDLKQSAQIEKTFAENQETLGKVNRKEHNLYKTIISLNVNQTDKIQSAIKKAQKYNKKQQQALKTAKKHFKQAFTEVSSMEPVVEKINDTKQKKAASKVVELMEKRHHLYQSYNKKYSHALALNHDFYKQLAKQEYKVSELDQQIEEINHVYDDMKSLKQQFNRYTKQYNKAKIEYYQKAGLEVKSQDNSNP
- a CDS encoding NupC/NupG family nucleoside CNT transporter; protein product: MNIIFLITGILLAFVIAFIFSNNRREIKYKRILIMLAVQILLVYFMMNTSIGLIAIAQVGELFEKLMAIADAGVQFVFGGMVNEGASTFFFTALLPLVFISVLIGIVNYIKVLPFVIKYIGLVLSKITGMGKLESYFAVSTAVFGQPEVFLTIIKQIPLLSQKRLYTICTSAMSAVSMAMVGSYMTMLEPKYVVTAVVLNIFSALIIANIINPYDLDDEDDLLQTEESARVPFFQMVGDSVMDGFKIAITVAAMLLGFIALMELVNVIFQSLFDVSFQTVMGYVFAPIAFLMGVPWGEAVQAGGIMATKLVTNEFVAMLSFGDISEHLSEKTVAIVSVYLVSFANFGTVGIISGSIKSISEEQGSYVSKFALKLLLGATLASVISGTIMGLVI